One window of the Lytechinus variegatus isolate NC3 chromosome 3, Lvar_3.0, whole genome shotgun sequence genome contains the following:
- the LOC121410800 gene encoding collagen triple helix repeat-containing protein 1-like has protein sequence MESCKYLEKSSGSSIMFFLMILTYGVMTVNGWGATCSQGPPGPPGPPGPSGPAGSPGDGEMLEYNNWKQCAWYSANGNDYDTIYTCTFTKRKSDSALWVYYGGNLRLYGCSGCCKRWYFTFNDNECSPTPIDGIVYQTNTNNMNLHRHRSISGYCHTVGAGSVNVKFLVGDCPGFGNYDAYTGWNSASRIIIKEVPKSSYGY, from the exons ATGGAATCCTGTAAATATCTAGAGAAATCTTCAGGATCTTCAATAATGTTCTTCTTGATGATACTGACGTATGGCGTCATGACTGTGAACGGCTGGGGAGCG ACATGTTCTCAGGGACCACCGGGACCACCTGGGCCTCCAGGACCATCAGGACCTGCAGGTAGTCCAGGCGATGGTGAAATGCTAGAATATAACAACTGGAAACAGTGTGCCTGGTACTCGGCTAACGGAAATGATTATGACACTATTTAC ACCTGTACTTTTACAAAGAGAAAAAGTGACTCTGCTCTCTGGGTCTACTATGGAGGCAACCTTCGTCTTTATGGATGTAGTGGATGCTGTAAAAGATGGTATTTTACTTTCAATGATAATGAATGTTCACCTACACCTATTGATGGTATAGTCTACCAAACAAACACGAACAACATGAATCTTCACAGACATCGAAGCATTTCTG GATACTGTCACACGGTCGGAGCTGGATCAGTCAATGTGAAATTTTTGGTAGGAGACTGCCCGGGATTTGGGAACTACGATGCATACACAGGGTGGAACAGCGCATCACGAATCATCATCAAAGAGGTCCCTAAATCATCGTATGGATACTAG